The genomic region CACATTTTATCcctaccaaaaatttcaaaattattttacatctaacagtaatttattttgaacaaaagTGGATTACACAGaggaattaataaataaaaaaaccttaatcATGCTTATAGCATGTGCATGAGAAATTGAAAGTGATACACCCTAAAACAACCAAATTACTAAATGAGAGTGATTTAATAATAAGACAAATTATGGATATAAAGAtaaattgagaaatttaaaaattttcatcaatttGACTCCACCAAGAACTCCACACATGTAAAAAAAGTCAtacacccaaaataaaatatttaattaaacaaggataaaaaaaatataagtaaaaaattcaaattcctctctctctctctctctctctctctctctctctctctctctctctctctctctctctctctctctctctctctctctctctctctctctctctctccatatatatatatatatatattaaagaataaagatacaatagaattttaacttatgacATCCGTTCACTCATAATTGCTCCTTATTATTGTAAGGACCAGAAAAGACTTGGTATTaaagcccacttagaatagtggtTGGATCAACTCATTCAaggcccaaaacaaaaaatttatagagagggaacaacacaacaaaaaattgtcCTATTTTGAAGATTGGacaaggaattaaaaaaatatatccatTTAATTAAAGTCTTCCAGAGGAGACATAAGTTACATTCAAGTAGTACTGTTCATCACCTTAATCTTCACATGTTCtactttatctctctctcttcttgatCTTTTTTCTGCTgccccctttctttttttcattctccCTATATATATACTCATTTTTTCCTAGCATCTCAACCATTCATCTCCCACTTAACCAGTTTCCTCCTTTGACACTTGTCCCTTCCCACAGTTTGTTAAAGATGGTGGAAAGAAACTACTTAGCTGTGATATGCACTATTcaggtcacctccacattaatgcagctgataaagctgTTGCCCTCcatttaatgcggccaggaagttAGGTGCAGGGCAATCAGTACGGAGTTTAAAGGCTGGCTAAAATTAGAAACCTCCCCCCACGTCACTTGGCTCCCCCTTGATAGACCACAGAATGCCTTAGGACTGACCCCTACATTTCCCGAGTGACCATCTTCCTCGGGCCCACAGGCCGTGGCCATATCCCCCAAGATTGCAACCCTTGAGCTTCATCCTCTTCCCCCCCCCCACATGTTGCCTCTTAAATCCCATCATCGGTCCTCGGCCCCCCACAATTATCATACCAATACACCAATTGATTTGGGTGTAGGTGGAGTTTGAACTTAAAAGTTTTTATTCAATAACAAGATACATTACCAATTTATACCAAACTATAAGTACTTGcaattacaatttaaaaaacattaatttttattaaaaaaaaaaaaaagaaaagcatctAAGCATGCACACGATGTGTGTGAAGATACTAGTAtgtagtattattattattattttaatcttttattaCTCATTAGAGCtaggtttgaaaattttattttgcatcaagaatttcaaattcaaagaccaaaatgcaaaaataacCCCCTTGGGTTTGGGGTTAGTTGCAAATTGAGTCCTTAGGGTTTCAATTCTTTCTTATAAcaccttaagtttttttttttttttttaaaggaaaaacacCATAAGCCTTTTATATTCGCAAATTAATCTCTATgtattatgaaaaattatttttaaaataagacttaataaaatatttttaaaaaattaaaatcatttgaaaaactaaataattaatagaaacatataaaagtattaaaaactctctctctctctgacctCTATGGCTCAGTCTCAAGGTCTATACTTTCTGTCAGACAATGTAGATTGGTATACTAATGTATGcattaagataaaaaataaaaaataaaaaataaataaaaagaaaggaggggggggggggaatggaGTAGTAGCAAAAACTAAGATCTTGCatctttaataataatttattgctCTCCTTTTTAACATAATTTGTATTTAGTacttcagccaaaaaaaaaaaagtatttagtactattcatatataaaaaaagtatttagtACTATTTGTTTTTGGTAAGATAATTTCTTTTAGAAGTCCAAACCAGATTGTCAGAATGACAACCACTCTTTATGCCAGCTCTACCTGGATACCAACAGACCGTCATGCTAGCCTTGCTCCTTAAAAAGGGGTGTActcattcttttccatttgaGGATTGAGCACCAAactatctactttttttttttttttctttttatacaaaaaaacattaaatttattataaaatatcttttttttatggaCATTATAAAATACTTATAAATAAACATGACAATTAATATAATTGATATTACATTAATAACATACAATAAatccaattttaaattttatttatttcatgtttGAATGTTTACATCttgatttatataatttatatagaaaaagaaattgtactATACTTAACAATTACATCACTCTTTTGATGTTCATATTTTGTAGTAGTTAATAAGATCACACACATATTAATGAAATTCAGCATTCTAgctcaattaattttaataaaatcagaACTTCGAGTAAATGACTAAAACACCCTCAAGTGTTCAATAAAGggatagaataaaaaaatgagacTTATGTCATTTACtacaaaatttaatgaatttgacCAAAAGTCTCAATATATTTTTCACTAGGCCTGCCTGAGAAGGATACCTTGGGTCACgcttaaaccaaacaaaaatttgcaCTCTCAGCAAAAGGCCAAAAGCAGTGATTCAGCTTTTTTCTCACAATGACTTTTTCCAGATTTCCAACACACAGAAATGGAAAAATCATTATGAAAATTGGATTGGATACACCTTTAAAAGCTATAAAAGTAAAGTCAttaaatgtctttttttttttttttttaatctgtaCAGTTTATGCAGATCTATATTAGTGAAGCTATATGACATTCTCacttggcttctttttttttttcttttttttttctacatgaACTGTACAACTTACAATTCTAGCAATGAGAGGTGGAAGTTACTTTTCTATTAGTAAAATGTACAGGTTGATCAACTTCTTTTGACAATGACTTTCTAATATACTATATTACTATTATGCAAAAGTGAATGGTGGAACAGTATACTAAAACCACTTATTAACATCAATGCTTTTTTTTATCTAGCAAAAAAACACATTCTAGTACAAAACCATAATAAtctcaaaagaaatatatatatacacactaacaaaagattaaaaaaaaattgaagcaaattgtaaataaatatgTGGTTCCTCCATTAATAGATGCTCTAAAAATCAGTTGTTACAGAAACAGAACATAATTCCGAGAAAAGAATTACAGTTAGATCAAAGAAGAATAACAAGTAATATGCTATATAATTAAGTagaactttcatttttttttaacccaatttTCAAGACAAGTTTGACATAGTACTAGATCCAAGGATACCcgaaaaaaaaagaccaaaacttTACCTTGGGATCAATCTATTTTGTTGTGCagatgtacttttttttttcttcaatgctGAACTTCATTCATCTTCATCGCCTAAAGGGGTTCACAAATTCTGCATCAGAAACTTGACTAATGTCATCATCCTCCATTGGAGCTGGAAGATTAAGATCTATCAAAGCTTGTCCAAGCTTGGTTGAAGCTCTAGCAGAAGTTGGTGCTGAAGTTGAACCAGTTACATGGGTTCTCTTGTGTCCACCCAGAGCTTGTCCTGACGAGAACACTCTAAAACAAACTGGGCATTCGTGAATCTTTTTCTCTGGAGTACCCACATTTCGGTGCTCCAATTTGGGCTCATAATTATTAGCTGGAGTTGTAGTACTAGAAAGCAACTTGATCTTCTTGTGACTCGCTCTGTGTCCACCTAGTGCTTGATAAGATCGAAAAGTTTTCTTACAAGTCTCGCACTTGAATTTGCCACGCGTTCGAGTAGTTGTCTTTGACAATTTGATCAGCTCCTCGGACTCATCGCTCTCCAcagcttcatcttcttcttcttgttcttgctcttgttcttcttcttcttcttcgtcttcttcgtcttcgtcttcgtcAACATCATCATCCTCGTTGTCTTCTTCGTTGTTACcctgtggttgttgttgttcttgtttcTTCCATTTGTCTCTTGAAAGCATCATGAGGCAAAAGGCAACATGTTCTTCTTGGGTGGTATCGGAGATCGAACTCactggctcaggctcaggctcagccCATGAGGATTGATCAGCAGCAACAGCTTTGTACTTGAATTTCGGATGCTTCTTCATGGCCTCagcttgttcttgaattctgtgGTGATGGTACTGATGGTGGAAGCTTTGGTCCAAAGTCCGAGTCCTCTTGGATCGTTTCCGAGTTGGGTTCTTCGAAGACTCTGTCTCGCTCTCTCTGTCTGGAAGAACCACAGACCCACCATCAACGAATTCAGGATCTACCAAACGAATGCTTCTCTTTGGGTTCTCTCTTAGCCCATAGATACCcttctcatcatcatcatcatcagcatcagcatcagcatcatcatcttccgaagaagatgaagatgaaaaagAAGCTGACAGAGTCCCACTGAGTTGGTTTTGTGGTGgctgttgtggttgtggttgtagtggcggtggtggtggtagtagtggtggtggtggtggtggtgattctGGCTTTTGAACAATTGGAAGATTCAACATGTGAGACCTCATGTGACCCCCCAAAGCTCTACCATTAGAGAAGCTCCTCAAGCATAGTTTACACTTGTGCTTCTCCATATGTGTttctaacaaacaaaaaacaaagcccaaaaccccaaaaaaacaGAGCAAGAAAACAGAGCAAGAATAGAGAGTTTATATCATCTTAGACCTATTTGTCTCTCTGAAAAGCTTGTCttgtgaaaactgaaaactctctctgcctctctctctttttatttttgtgtgtgtgtgagagagagagagtagaaacTTAAAAAGGAGTAGGTGACAAGCATTCCTCCACCAAGTGATATATACaaagatacaaaaaaattaattccaaactaaaaataaaaaaaataaaaaggaaaaatcaaaaattggattttcttcTCGTTTGGGAGTGATCTTTTTCATTAAaacggcaaaaaaaaaaaaaattattataaaaaaaatatttcaattaatttaaagATTAATGcatgaaagagagaaatgaaagaCATGTAACATGCGGGCCTTGCCCGTTTCTGGTATTTATTCCCAAtcccatctctttctctctcatttttatttttcaatcttttttttctaatttcccAAATTACCCTTCCTCCCACATTCATCAAATGAATCAAAATTAAGTACTTTGGTTTCAACTTTATCCCAAATTATTTAATAACTTGTTCgtgttcaatttttttctaaatacaaCTGTATTTTCTAGTTACTTTTAGTAAACAAAATAATCGGTAATAAATTGACAAATAAACCAATCAAAATGCATACTTTAGCATGTTTGTGCTCTAGAAACAAATGggttttccaaatttttttcttaatctttttattttatttagttttagtgTTTAAATGTAGTAAAAGATTTGGGGTAAGTAAATGTAATGATAAATATTTAGGGCTCGTTTGGTAGAAGAGTTTGAATAatgttatttgtaattttttgaaatatgtttaaGTGAAAATGTGTCtaaagttgtttaaaaattgaaaatgtagATTTGAACCACACTATCAAACAGATTCTTATTCATTTGTAAATATATACTTGTGAAATTTTAACAAGggtattttaggaaatttcatAAGGGTACCAGAATAAACAAGTCAAGAAACTGCTGGGTTTGTTGTAACGACGAAGCAGAATGAAAACCCCACAAATGGGTATGTATATCAAAGAAACGACCCCACTTGAGCTAACCTCACAGCACTGTGACTTTGGCATTAATAACACGCAATCATTTCCCAATTACATCAGTGCACGTTACCCTTATTGTCCACCTGGCATCTTCAAGCCAATAGTTTTGTAAACAGTACACTTTGGGTACAGTtacttttatattaaaaaaaaaaaaaaaattcacatcaatAAAACCTGAagcagtttttcttttttgtttatttatttatttcacagATTCTGTTACCTTTATGCCGGTGATATTACAGCCAACTGTCAGTGTTGGTAGCTTTAGCATGCCGGCATgtccttaatatatatatatatatatattttaaatttttatctacaagttttttgtagtgataattagtaaattaagttactaaaattgtaattaaattggaatttttttttttttttttgcaatttgcTTAATTTGGGgttattactattatttgttttttttgtccCCTTTAattttggatctttggttgaaaTGTGAGAAGGAAATGAAGGGTGGGAAATGAGTGAGAAACTAACCTCTTCCCTTTGAGAATGGAGTTTTCTATTCTAATGGGGAAGTAAATGCCGTTTTGTTAGGGGCTGGTAGACCCAGTCCTATAGTCCTATAGTGCTTCCTTACCCTCCCAACCCCTATTTGATTCTTCTAAATGAGCAAAGTCCATGTGGGTTAATAAATTACACATCTCTTAGACTATACCTCTAACCACTACATTTTGTTGAGAGTGCCATATCAACAACAGCATCTAAATATCTAATTGGTCTTCACTTTGCTTTGtgtcttcttctctctcttccccccccccccccctttcatttctttattacaagttcttttttaatcttaaagGAATTTATAATCTTTTAAAGCCGGGTGTAAGATACGAGACATTTAAAAATCAAGTAAATACCACGTGTTGCACATCTGAGAGGAATTTGGAGTGGACCCGTTTATCATAAGTTATAACGAAAGAAAActttagtgtgcgtttggactagttttttttttttcttttctgttacCTTATTAgcttatgtacaattttttagtCTCGTTAATTATAAGTACAATTGTACTCTTGTTAACTTTTAGCAAATAAActaataagtgtttttttttctcaagcaAATGGTTGATTCAAACCCACTTTGATGTaaataatcaagaaaaaataccAAAGAAAGTTGCAGATCCTGCAAGAATCAGGCTGTCCATCAATATATTTAGGGGATATTGTGTATAATATTAGAAGAAACTCACTTTGTGTCTATATCTGTTAgggtaaaatataaaatcaatgaGATTTactaattaactaattaaaGTCTTacaatcactaaaaaaaaaaacttaaagtttTACAAACCAAGTGTCTTTTGCTCATTTCATGATCCAAATTAAACGGTATAAATATTAAAGTGTACAAAGTACTACCTcgtttaaaatttgaaattgtaatACCATTTACACCTTTAgatacaaaaaccaaaatcttgACCATAACAAATGGATAATCTCCAATTCTCTTAAGTTGAATAGGATTTTAATTAAGAGCACTATGGCTTCATGCCATTGCCTAGTTCTCCCATAGAAGATTGAAGAGAACCTAAGTTtaaatttctcttcttctcatttgttggaagcaaataataataataataataaactgaAAGTCTTAGAACATGTGTAATTTTTTAGtcactgagttttttttttttttttttttttgaaaatttaataattatgataataGGGAGAGAAGAATTTGAACTTTGGATGTCTGGGTTGGACACACTAAGAAGTACCAATCTATTTATAAGGCTTTTGAGTAGTAATGAACTTTATCATTGTGGTTAACAGTTAACAcccattaaaaattaaacttcaaGATCGCTCTCTTTCTTAAATGCCATTACGCTTAAattaaaacaacaataacacttATTGGCTCATTTGATAGGTTAAGTACAAAGTATTAAACTCCTTTATTGATTTATTGTAGCACTTGCAGAGTTTGTATGGCATTAGGTTTATAGAATGGTGTATTCCTATTATCCCGGATAGGCTTTGTAGCTAGACAATTAGCCTAATTAAGGTACCATATTTCACTTGATCATGTGTTCATGTGAGGTTGAATgataaaatgaatatatatttgatttcttcttcttcttcttcttctttttttttttttggcagggTAGAGGGTTGATATCCTTTAGTTGAAGCGAAAATCATTGTAATTTTGCCACTTGCTCTTTTTTCTCCATTAAAAATCAAATGTGATGATACATTTTGATCAAGGGTACGACTCTCAATTCATAGATACTTACGAAGAATACCAAGAACCTTGCTAGAGCACCCATGGGGAAAATCCACTAACACTTAAATTATAGCATCATATCAGACTATCAGAGAGcgaagtagaaggtctatgaaGGTtactgtagacgactaaatttcttagttcgaaataaatcaaacaagtaaaatagtttcacaaatacgaatttgtattgataaatgtgtggtacaattctctgtaattacaaaagagtgatcctctgattcgatctccttgaaagatttattgattggaattgtggttaTGTGTGTttgatattcttcaatttggctgaggaatggatcgaagatctttgaaacggaatcacaatgaatctctggctatgagcttgttagaaattctttgttcttcgtgttcttcgtgtgttcttcgtgttcttcgtgtattcttcgtgttctttgtgtgttcttcgtgtttgaaggtttgtggtggaagttcttcggtgctttagaggcttgattccgtagagcttcgttgatttatggtttgttgagatttctggaggcttttgagcttgattccgttgaactttgagatttaggaatatgatttggatgattcctcttcgattgttcttcgtatttgaagatttgtggtggaagttcttcggggctttggaggcttgaatccgtagagcttcaccaatttgtggtttgttgaggtttcggaagcttttgagcttgattccaaagtggactttgagatctcggacgagtagtttggatgattttgcttcgaatgttgtttgtattcgaggttgaagttcttgaagttcttggaggcttcggtGTTTGATTCGGCAGAGCTTCGGATTTCTGAACTCGAATACCTTCTTCCTTCGTCTCCGATCCCTGTCTGCGATTGCATgtgtgtcctcctaaatgtcttaggaaggcttctatttataggagtttaggggtaggtgagcgacacgtggcgagtttgattggtccgcttatgtcatcgcttacacgtcgAGTgcgtgtcactgcttacacgtgcgaggctgctgtgtcatcgcttacatgtgctttgagtgcttgtgtcactgcttacacgtgcgaggctgctgtgtcatcgcttacatgtgcgaatttgcttgtgtcattgcttacactgatgcagtttcatgcctttatttcaatgacacttagcaaatttctattggagttcgaatagtgatggcaaaacctagcagcagtacgtggcgccttgtaattggttgtattttgtggacttggtagtatgatgtgtcagcttgtgataggtcgggaattttccctctctacaaatgccccctcgagactcgttcatgcacacggttttagagtgtggtgaatgaatgagtcttgaaagaaagtggattcctttttatacttgacttttctagtgaaatagctgaaggtggtggagcttttagcgatgaagtaattgcagaagagtagacccacccatatgaaaggttttgatgagaCCGAAGGGTCCGCccgtatttgaatgtactcgtgtgaccgagctttcgagagcaaaggttaagtcaaagtaatttcgGAAAGAGTATTCAATGGTACTTGGAGTGGGTTGGTGGGgctgaaagttatttgcaagaagttggatgtacttgcaagattgaaacatttcggtagatgttaagctgaggtaatttcagaagagtattttggattgttggtggcgatcacagggtgttgaagatggagaagaggtgagaatgttggcatacagcatgcagagctctggagctagcctcttatttttaaggatttctggtgaagttatagctgaagggtatacttcggatcacagagagaacatgtgggagtgtggttgaatgcGCATGTGTTATTGCATCActcaggttaagttgaggtaatttcggaagagtattttgggattgttgttgttgatggtgaaaaagatggtgatgaagccaAGTGGATGGGTGGGATATATGACATCATGGCTCTGACCCTGCATGTTGGGGATTCTCTGGAGTAGATGTCTCTGGGACGTACACCTTCGgatgtgggactggctgcatgctgaatgatGTTCGTCAGCAAGTCGTTGAATGCGCCTGTGTGACTGGACcatactgacggacattaagttgaagtaatttcagaagtatattttctgaaattcttcaagctgatcttaagttggagtaattccagaaagtgtgttttgtggtaccagcaatgatgacctttggaccccatgaTGGCGGAAACATGGGATGAGGCTTTGGTAACCCTTCACCTACgccaaaggctaatttctgatgagctggtactctggaggtcatcacaagcgttggatgggagacaatttgtaggataccccaacacttcttaccatcttcacttgatgcaactttattgggaaagcataacaaatgaaagatggaactaacttgtgatcctggttttagaaaccagccatgctgctgtttgttccgaaccaccgCTTCTATTGGGAGACCAAACAGGTTGAAGAGAGACTACGGAAGCCCCGGTCTTAGGAACGGGTGTCTTCTGGCGGACTTGGATTTCTGGtgaaccaaatccaagaaagcatggaacaacgatgccgaccttgttatgaataactctatgaacaaacgtggtcattatgtgaggaaacaaaatttgtttgaatcctaaaacaatgatgatgttgtgagaatggttgctactgaaccatgaaggggttgatttcaaactgatcatgaagtgatcttggttgctcggtattgagaatgacgagaCCATAGTGAGAACTCGGccgtgagaaggaggatttgaaaatttgaaagaagcaaattttcatttcataactcagtgtatgtgttttttttttcttgatggactTAGCGAATccggcccttctatttatagcgaaTAGATGAAGAAGGGTAGAGTTTGGGTAGTTAAGAATGGCGGATGAGACTTCTCGGTcggaacggtggatgagaatggtagacgccgaatgggaacggtggatgagaatggtgggcgccgaatgggaacgtTAGGGTTGGAGACGGTAGGCACCGAGACGAAAATAATAGGTTGAAGCGGTGACCCGATGTAATTTCAATTcgagacatacttgtgagagttcgtccGTTTTTGAAAGAGCCTTGATCGAGTAcggaggataattttgagggaatccggaccaaatggatggatctcaaattatgatcttgagagcttaaattttggataccgctagtactttggagaagcggaTGTAGtctctaagtccaaaacaaatacctagatttcaaaattaaaatctttgcgaaaacttaataggacaagttttgcttgaacatcttgattttcggtcagagtttacatcaaagccaatagctgtagaatcacactatttgagcaatttttggattctcaaatgaataaatagaaccaaaaattggaaagcacacgaaaaattgagcaagacaggtcaatcttaaaaattttgacttttggtcaaaatttgtgcaaaagtcaaattttttagaaattggactgttgtgcaattttcgaatctcggttgaagaaacagactccaaaattggaaagtacacaAAAAATTGAGCCagacaggtcaatcttaaaaattttgacttttggtcaaaatttgtgcaaaagtcaatttttttagaaattggataTTGTTGTGCAATTTTAGCTTCGGTTGAAGAAACGGCCccaaaaaattggaaagtacgtgAAAAATTGCGTGGGACAGgtccattttgaaaattttgactttttttttttttttggtcaaagtcttaatttgtcaaagtttttttttttttttttttttcaggcggtcCGGATCCGGGTCGGATTTTCCGGGTTGAACCGGGTCTAAGCGGATTGAACCGGCCAggaggatgacgtcatccgTGACGTCATCGACGAGGAGCGCGTGCAAGCGCGTGAGGGAGTGCCGGCGCGTGGGAGCGTGTGAAATTATCCAGCGGCGCGTGGAAGCGCGTGCAACTGACGCTGGGATAGCCGAACCTTCTGGcggcgcgtggaggcgcgtggcttatcgtttgggcttgaaattttcacaTATTGCAGTTATAAGGCCGTATAAGACTGCTATATGgtcggttttgtgaaattgtgcatagatttgcacagttttgaatgagaaacccgcgggtcactgagaatttgtggcggcgcgtggtgGCGCGTGGCCGGGTATCTCGGGCACCGCGTAACTTTCAGGTTTGGCGGATCGAAGGCTGTAGAAGACTCCTGTGGTGTCAGATTTGTGAAATAAGGTCTGGATTTTCACAAACTTGGACgagaaagtcgtgggtctttgttggacttatggctttctttttctctggtcttattttgtggtggccgccctgacaggatgCAGGAATTCTGGTGGCCTCCCTGacaggatgaagacattatggtggctgctctgacaggatgaagacattatggtggccgccctgacaggagatttgaaaattctggaAGGGAAGCTTTTGATTTGTTGAACTTTGTTActtctcctcctttttcttGTCTGTTTATCCCagaaattttctatataaagcccTACGGGCATGCATACATTTATTCAAAGTGTAATCTTTTGAATAAAAGTGTAgagatttcatttcatttttttttttattattattatttttttaaattcattatttatttgttattattattaaaattttcattgatttttttttttttttttttttttcagggaaTCATGATGCTTTATTTCAAGGATGCAAGAACCAGCCTTCAGTCTTCTTCTCcagcttttaagattttttttttttttttttcttttatcctttgtttagccatgcaatgagattttcttctgactttgctttttttgttgttgcttgtttttgttttgcagctcagtttccttgatctttgggttttgatatcAAACTTCACGTtgacgttctcatagaagtgttcgccttcatttggtgactttgtatttcattgatagcaacgttgcaagaacgtatgccttcatgttgttacattcttttcttgcatcaacaatcttttagtgatattcg from Castanea sativa cultivar Marrone di Chiusa Pesio chromosome 11, ASM4071231v1 harbors:
- the LOC142615232 gene encoding uncharacterized protein LOC142615232, whose product is MEKHKCKLCLRSFSNGRALGGHMRSHMLNLPIVQKPESPPPPPPLLPPPPPLQPQPQQPPQNQLSGTLSASFSSSSSSEDDDADADADDDDDEKGIYGLRENPKRSIRLVDPEFVDGGSVVLPDRESETESSKNPTRKRSKRTRTLDQSFHHQYHHHRIQEQAEAMKKHPKFKYKAVAADQSSWAEPEPEPVSSISDTTQEEHVAFCLMMLSRDKWKKQEQQQPQGNNEEDNEDDDVDEDEDEEDEEEEEEQEQEQEEEDEAVESDESEELIKLSKTTTRTRGKFKCETCKKTFRSYQALGGHRASHKKIKLLSSTTTPANNYEPKLEHRNVGTPEKKIHECPVCFRVFSSGQALGGHKRTHVTGSTSAPTSARASTKLGQALIDLNLPAPMEDDDISQVSDAEFVNPFRR